The nucleotide sequence ACAAAATCATAAAAGAAAATCCTCAGATTAAAATTGATTTTAATGCTATAGCCCAAGGCTATTCTGTAGATGTTTTGGCGAACTTTCTTGAAAGCAAAGGAATCAACAATTACCTCGTAGAGTTAGGTGGAGAATTAAGAGCTAAAGGGGAAAAAGAAGGAGAAGACTGGAAAGTAGGTATTGATCAGCCTAATGATAAAGAAACGTCTGAAAGAAAATTAGAAGCGATTATTAAATTAAACAATAAAGCACTGGCGACCTCTGGAAACTACCGAAAATTCTATATTGAGGGAAATCAAAAATTCTCGCACATTATCAACCCTAAAACAGGCTATCCAGCTAAACAAAATCTATTAAGTGCTACTGTAATTGCCAACGATGGAATCACTGCCGATGCTTATGCTACGGCTTTTATGATAATGGGATTAAATAATTCCATTGCCTTTTTAGAAAAAAATAAAGATTTAAATCTTGAAGTTTACTTTATATATGACGATAAAGGTCAATGGAAAACATATGCTTCAGAAAAATTAAAAAGACAACTAACAGAATTACATTAAGATTTACATTTTTCCTCGGGTTTCGCTCCACATATACCACAAGCCCCTCCTTCACCTTGTACTAATGGATTATTACTACTACAGGTACCTGAAAAGCGTCCGTTTTTTTTCACTAAGAGTTTGATGGCAATCCCACCAATCCCTAGGCCCAAAAGCAGAATCGAAAGTAGTATAGTTGCCATAATTAAGAATTAAATCTATTAATTGGGATAAAATAACGATTACATAGCCTTAGTGCCACTGATATAAGAATCTAAATGATCAATTGTATTTTTTTGCAATTCAATAATAGCTTTGACCACATCACCAATTGAAATAATCCCAATGACTTTTTCCTCTGACAATACAGGTAGATGTCTAATTCTCTTATTAGTAATCAAATCCATACAGTAATATATATCATCTGTAGGTTTTACAGTTATCATATCGGTATCCATGATTTCATGAACTAAAGTTTCTCTCGAAGCTTTATTTTTCAAGGCAATCTTTCGGGCATAATCTCTTTCAGATAAAATTCCTTTCAAAACATTATCCTCAATCACTAATACTGCACCAACATTTCTTTCACCCATTATTCTCAAAGCTTCATAAACGGTGATGGTTGAAACAATAGAATGAACTTCATTCCCTTTTTCCGCTAATATTTGATTTACAGTCATAATAGATAGTTTTATGTTATCCATAAATTTAATAAAAAAAACAGATAAAAAGAAATCAAAGCATGAATTACTTTTGGGCTTTAGAACATTTTTAACTATAAAGCAACCTTAAATTATACTAAAAGACACATTCACTACATTTAAAAAAAATGCCCGAAAAAATTATTCAGGCATCATTTAGTAATACTATTTAAAAAACTAGTTTACAGAAAATGTAAAGGTAGTCTTGGTCTTGTATTTTTTTCCGGGAATTAAAACTGTGGTTGGAAAATTACTCTGATTTGGTGAATCTGGAAAATGTTGTGTTTCGAAACAAAATCCCGTACGATGTTCATAAAACCCACTAGTTCGCATCGGTAAATTTCCTTTAAGAAAATTACCCGTGTACAACTGAATTCCAGGCTCATCTGTGGTCACTTCTAACAATCGTCCACTCACTTTATCATAAGCCTTAGCGACGATCGTTTTTCCTCTTTCAGAATTATTTAAAACCCAACAGTGATCATAACCATTTCCCCTTTCTAATTGTTCGTTTTTTACCCCAATTTCTTTTCCTATTTTTTTTGCTGTTCTAAAATCAAAAGGAGTATTGGCAACCCATTCAAATTCCCCTGTTGGAATTCCATTTTCATTAATCGAAACAATTTTATCCGATTGCAATACTACTTCATGTTCTAAAATTGTGTTCGAAAAATCTCCAGATAAATTGAAGTACGAATGTTGTGTTAGGTTTACAATTGTTTCCTTATCTGTAGTTGCCTCATAAAGGACTTCTAATTGATTCTCATTTGTCAATGTATAAGTTACACAAACTTGTAAATTCCCTGGATAACCTTCTTCTAAATCTTTACTTAAATAAGACAATCTTAATGAGGCTTTTTTTCCTGATTTGACCTCGACAGCTTTCCACACCACTCGATTAAAGCCTTTTTCGCCTCCATGTAAAGAATGAGGTGGTCTATTGAGTGTTAATTGATATTCTTTCCCATCTAATGAAAATTTTCCATTGGCAATCCTATTAGCATATCGTCCAATAATGGCTCCAACATATGGATTAGGTTGTAAATATTCTTCTAATGTCTTAAAACCAATAACCACATTTTCAGAAATCCCTTTTTTATTAGGAACTTTTAAATCCGTAATAATCCCGCCATAAGTTATGATGTCCACTTCCATTCCGTTTTGATTTTTCAACTTATAGCTATCAATTTTTTCACCTTCGGGAGTAATCCCAAAAGTTGATTTTTTGATTGTTACTTCTTGATATTTTGAATGAGTTACTATCTTTTTAGCTACCAGCTTAGTCTCTTCATCTTTTGTAGTAAAAGATGTCAAACAAAAAATCACCAGTATAAATGTGAATTGATATATTACATTCATAATAACCTTATAAAATTATTCTACTTAAAATGAACTCAAAAAAAAGCCCAAGCAATAGACTGCACCCAAAAGTTTAGACAAATTTATATTTAATTTTGATAATAATGAGTTCGATATTTTATCGGACTCATTTTGTTTAAATTTGATTTAATTCTCTCGTTGTTGTAATAGATTATATATTTATCGATTTCCTTTTTTAATTGTTCTATTGATTTGAATTTTTGCGTATAAAACATTTCAGACTTTAGTGTTCCAAAGAAATTTTCAATAATAGCATTATCTAAACAATTTCCTTTTCGTGACATACTTTGCACAATACCTTTTTTCTTTAATAAATATTGATACTGCCTCATTTGATATTGCCAACCTTGGTCAGAATGGAGTAGTAAATTTGTATTATTTGGTATTTTCTTAAATGCTTTTTTTAGCATCATAACTACTTGGTTAAAAACTGGTCGTTCAGTAAGTTCATAGCTGATTATTTCTTGGTTAAACAAGTCAATTATAGGTGATAAATACAACTTATTTCCAGAGACATTAAATTCTGTTATATCGGTTGCCCACTTTTGATTTGGAGCTTCTGATTTAAAATTTCTTTGCAATAAGTTTGGAGCTATTTTACCATTTTCCCCTTTATAAGATTTGTATTTTTTTACTCTAACAATACTCTTTAGTCCTAATAGTTTCATCAATTTTAAAACGGTTTTATGATTGATAACGACTCCTTTACTTTGAAGTTCATCAGTTATTCGTCTGTAGCCATAACGCCCTTTATGTCGTTTATAAATGACTTTAATTAACTCTTTAGTTTCTTTATATTTATCAGGTAATCTGCTCTGTTTTTGATGATAATAAAAACTACTGCGCGCCATATTTGTTAGATCTAGAAGTAACTCTAAATCAAATTTATGCCTTAAATCTACTATGGCTTGGAATTTTTCCTGGCTTGAATTAAGGCTTGTAACTTTTTTAGCAATTCATTCTCACAACGAAGTCTTTCGTTTTCTTTTAATAGTTCTTCTTCCCTTGTTAAGGGTTTGTTTGATTTGCTTTTTTTACGATTATTGCTCATAGAAATTGGTCTGCCTCTTTGTTTTGTCTCTAATCCTTTAAGGCCAAAGTTAGCATAATCTTTTTTCCATTTTAAAATTATGGCAATATCTGGGATATTAAATCTTATACCAGTTGCCATCAATGAAAGAGAGTCTTTTTCTATGGTTTTGAGTACTTTTAACTTAAATTCAGCGGAATAACTTTGATTTATTCGCGGTAATAAACCAATTTCACCATAAGCCTTATAAAAACTGACCCACTTACGAATATTGGATCTGTTAATACCTTTTAATCTTGAAACATGATACATTGAGTAATGTTTCTTTAAAACTAATTCTACACATTCTAATTTAAATGCATAATCATATTTAACTTTTCTTTCCATAAAAAATGCCCCAAATAGTGTCTAACTTTTTGGGGCATGTTCAGCAATAATACTTGAGCTTTTATTTTATATAACTAAAAGAGTCCTTATTCTACTCTTCCTTCTTTTATTTCTTCAACAATTTCTGGATTCAACAAAGTGGTTGTGTCTCCAAAATTTGAATAATCACCTTCAGCAATTTTTCTTAAAATTCTTCTCATGATTTTACCAGAACGAGTTTTTGGCAATCCTGAAACATATTGAATTTTATCTAATTTCGCAATTGGCCCAATGTGTCCTGAAATATGTTGGTTGATTTCTAGGAATAAATTCTCTTTATTTCTAAGTTCTCCTGTTTCTTTCAAAATTACAAAACCATACAAAGCATTTCCTTTCACATCATGAGGGAAACCTACTATCGCACTTTCAGCTACTGCTGGGTGTTCGTTGATGGCATCTTCAATAGGAGCTGTTCCTAGATTGTGTCCAGAAACAATCACTACGTCATCCACACGACCTGTAATTCTATAATACCCTACTTCATCACGCAAAGCGCCATCTCCAGAAAAATATTTTCCAGGAAATTGTGAGAAATAAGTTTGTTTATAACGTTCATGATCACCCCAAATCGTTCTTGCGATTCCAGGCCAAGGAAACTTAATACACAAACTTCCCACTACTTGATTTGATTCAATTTCGTTGCGTTTTTCATCCATTAATACAGGTTGAATACCTGGTAATGGCAAAGTCGCATAAGTAGGTTTTGTAGGCGTAACAAAAGCAATTGGCGAAATCATAATTCCACCTGTTTCTGTTTGCCACCAAGTATCCACCACAGGACATCTTTTTGCTCCCACATGGTCATTAAACCAGTGCCAAGCTTCCTCGTTAATTGGCTCACCTACTGAACCTACCACTTTCAATGATTTGAAAGGGAATTTTAAAACGTACTCTAATTTTTCCTTTGCCAAGGCACGAATTGCCGTTGGAGCTGTATAAAACTGAGTCACTCTATGTTTTTCGATAACTTCCCAAAAACGGCTAAAATCAGGATACGATGGCACGCCTTCAAAGATAACCGTAGTCGCTCCATTCAATAATGGACCGTATAAAATATAAGAGTGACCTGTTATCCAACCGATATCGGCAGTACACCAGAAAATATCATTCTCTTCGTAATTAAAAACGTTTTTAAATGTATAAGCACTATACACCATATAACCCGCTGTAGTATGCACCATTCCTTTAGGTTTCCCTGTAGAACCAGAGGTATAAAGGATAAACAAAGGATCTTCGGCATCCATAATTTCAGCCACACTATTGTCTGAAGCTTCGTCTAATAAAGGCTGAAGGTAAATGTCTCTATCTTCCTTCATACTGATAGTCGAATTAGTTCGTTTTACGACCAAGACTTTCTCCACTGACTTGCATTTCTCTAATGCTTCATCAACGATATTTTTTAACTCAATCGTTTTGCTACCACGGAAACCACCATCAGCAGTAATCACCATTTTACACTCACTATCGTTGATTCTACTCGCCACTGCCGAAGCCGAAAAACCAGCAAAAACAACCGAATGTATCGCTCCAATTCTAGCACAAGCCAAAGTAGCCACAGCTAATTCAGGAATCATTGGCAAATAAATACAAACTCTATCGCCTTTTTTGATCCCTTGATCACGCAACACATTAGCCATTTTACAGACTCTTTGGTGCAATTCGTTATATGTAATATGTAAAGCTTCTTCGTCTGGATTATTTGGTTCAAAGATAATAGCGGTTTTATCTCCTCTTTTATTAAGATGTCTGTCAATACAGTTTTTTACAATATTTACTTTAGCGCCTGAGAACCATTCTACTTCAGCCTCAGCCATATTAAACTCAACAACCTTATCCCATTGTTGGTACCAGGTAAAGTTTTCTTCTGCAATTTTTCCCCAAAATTTTCTTGGTTCACGAACCGATTTATTATAATGTTTAAAGTATTGTTCTAAGTTGTCTATTTTATAATAACTCATCCTTTTATTAATTTTTTATAAATATATTAAAACTATATCGATTCTTGAAAATATTAAATGTAAAAGTAAAAAAAATCAGTCTCCAAAAAAAGTTTATTAAAACATCCGCAACTTTTTTTATTTTGGACCACAACAACAGGCATTTATAACAACATCGCTCCCGCCATCCGTTCTATCTTGTGGCGGCATAAATGCCCGCCGCCACAAGGATGCCACTTCTGTCGGGGGTAATTAGGTGAGTTTTGGAGTTTTAAGTGATTCTTATTTTTAAAAATGGATAACTGCATTCTTTACAACACTTTCAGAAAAGTATTCTATTACTCCTTACAATGTTTATCGTAATATTTTATCCATCTTTCTTCCCTTTGCTAATTCATCCACTAGTTTATCTAAATAGCGTACTTGTTGCGTTAATGGATTTTCAATTTCTTCTATTCGATACCCACATATAACTCCTGTAATGAGGTTCGCATTTGGATTTAATTTTGCTTTTTGAAAAAAGGTTTTAAAAGTTGCTTCCTCATCAATGAGTTCTTGTATTTTAATATCATCAAATCCCGTCAGCCATTCGATTACTTGATGCAATTCTTCGATTGTTCTTCCTTTCTTCAAGACTTTCGTAATATAATGTGGATAAACCGATGAAAAGGTCAACTTTTCCATTCGCTCATTATGTTCTGCTGTTGGTTTCATTTGTATTTCTTTAAAAAAAATCAATCATTAATTAGTCAGGATTGTGTTGAAAACAATATCCATTAGCAATACTAGTTCGGTGTTTACATCTAGTGCCAGCTTTGGTTGTTCCTCTACATTGAACGGTAGAAGATTCTCCCTTTGCCCTATTTTGTGATGCTAAATTTGAACGAATACTTATAGGTGGTTTGCAAATTTTACAGGGTTCTAAACCTATTTCAACAGCTGATGCAATCGGTATTACTTGAGACACATTATTCACCATTCTACAACTAGCCAAGTGATACTTTGCACCTGAAGGAGTCTTATACACATTTTGACTTTTAACACCATATGTAAAAAGTAAAAAACAAAGTATTTTAAAGTATTTCATGGGTTGTTTTTGTATATGATGATAAACTTCTTCATTCAATTTAAAACTTTTATCAAACCGAACAAATTTTCAATAAACCAACCTATCGTCAGTTCGAGTTGAGAAAAAATTTGCGATAGAAAATTTTTTCTCAGTATCGAGAACACTCGTTTAAACAAAACTTCTCGATACAATTTTTACGAGTAATGCAATAGCTTTACTCGTAAAAATCACTCGAAGTGACGATTATTTTATTAACTTAATAAAACTATTTAAGTTGTTCGGCAATCCCGATTAAAATTCCTTCTGGACCTCGGATGTAGCAAAGTCTATAAGCGTCTTGGTATCGAACCACTTCGTCTACCAGTTGTGCACCATGCTTATACAATCTTTCGAGGGTGTCGTCAATATCCGCAACGGCAAACATCACCCGCAAATAACCTAAGGCATTTACTGGAGCGGTACGATGATCTTCAATTACTTTTGGATTGATGAATCTTGATAACTCTAGTCGGCTGTGGCCGTCAGGTGTTACCATCATGGCTATTTCTACGGATTGATTCCCAAGTCCCGTAACACGACCTGCCCAGTCACCTTCAATAATGGCTCGTCCTTCTAACGTTAAGCCCAATTCAACAAAAAAAGCAATGGTATCGTCTAGCGATTCTACCACAATGCCTACATTGTCCATTCTAAGTAAATTGGTTCCTGACATTGATTGAAATTTTAGGTTTTAACAAATTTATTAAAATTACGACAGATACCACATAAAAAGAATTTATTGGATAACAGAGTACTAAATAAAGTAATAACTAATATTAGAAGTTAAGGCCTAAAATGAACTTGGAAAGATCTAATATTTATAGAAAAAATGAAGGTTTGTATAATCGACTCCAACGTGACTTTGGGGCGAATTTATTTGGTGGGGTGATTTTTAAAATTTCGCAAAGTCATGATACTTTGCGAAGCGGGGAAGCGGATTGAAATGACCTTGGAAAGGTCAAATATTTATAGAAAAAGGTGAAAGCTATGTATTCGACCCCAGCGGGGTCGCATAAACAGCACTAATACAATCGTTTCTATAAATATTGAAATCCTCTGGATTTCTCTTATCTTAATAACATAGCCTTAGTAACTACTATGAGACCAAAACAAAACCTCAATTTCAAAGAAACTTTCGGATATTCATCATAATCCCTAAATGCAATGCTTCATGATAATTATTATACTCCAATGTTTCTTTCAATGTTCCTAAATGAAATCCCATACTTGTAGTTCGTTCATTGTAAACCTTAAATTGATTATTATAAAAATCAGATTCCGTTTTTTCAATTAATGAAATCAAGAGCTTTTTCAATTCCTTTACTTCCTTTTCTGAGGATTTTCCTGTTGGTTTTGTACCGGGTTTATATCGTTCCATTAATTCAGCTGAAAGATAGCCATGTAAATTCGAAGATTTATAAATCAATACTTGCTGGCAGACCATTATATGACCAATATTCCAAATCAAATTATTACTCAATCCGTCAGGAATAGTATTTAATTGCTCTAGCGTATAACTTTCAAAATAATCTAAGATTAGATTTCTATTAGTTTTCCAAATTTTAAATGTTGATTTCATTGATGTTACATTATGTATAATTGCAATAGCATAAATAATTTCTATCGTTATTCGTATTGCAAATGCTATGAATTGTTTTTTAATTTAAGTAGGTACTTGATGCAATCGAGCACCAGATTGGCTTTACATCAATTCAGATGTTACTTCTACGACTTTACCAAACTCGTCAAATAGAATAACCAGCTCATAATGATCCAAAAATCCTGGGTCATCAGGGTCGGGCACAAGATAACAAATTGTATCTTCAGTGCTTCTATATCCACATTCGCCGTCACTTTTCCCTAAAATTTTAAGCACTTCTGTTTTGTTTTTCCCAATCAGTACGTTCTCTTTTAAATCATTAATCATTCTGTATCGTGAATTTACATTTTCAACCCAGTCTTTTGAATTAAATTTTTTCGCTCTCAATATTGGATTTACTATTCCGTAACCGATTCCAATAAACAATGCTGTCCAAATTACAGGCATTAATATTGTCGTTAAAAAAGAATTAAGCTTTAAGTTCTTAACTCCATATTTTCTTTTCAAAAAATTTTTATACAAAAAATAAGATGGTATCAAGAAAAAGAACTCAAATACAATAAAAAAAAAAATAGCATCAATCATTTCACTTCAATTTTGATTAAATTACTGCCAACTTCTATATAGATTTGGTTACAGCTAAACTTTATTTGTTTTCAAATATATTCATTTTTTCTTACAAATAAATGAAGGGAAATACTTTTAAAGATGATTTTTCAAATGCTATTTTGAAAACACAAACTTCCTCCCTAGCCCCGATTGAGGTGGCATCCTTGTGGCGGCTGGCGTTTACGCCGCCACAAGATATAGCCGAAAGCGGGAACCTAACTTTCTTAAAAGACACCAAATGTTCTGCTCCTAAAAAAAAATAGGCACAAAAAAAAGCGAAGTAAAATGAATTACTCCGCTTTTTAGTTTTATTATCGTTATTAGGACTTCGACAAGCTCAGTCTGACATTACTTCGACACCCGACGCTTCGGGACAGTCTGACATTACTTCGACTCCCGATGCTTCGGGACAGCCTGACAACGATATGAATCGTGAATTAAACGATTTTTTTCATTGCAGTCATTGACTCTCTTAACC is from Flavobacterium sp. NG2 and encodes:
- a CDS encoding FAD:protein FMN transferase, with amino-acid sequence MKRKIVSLFIVFILLTGCTSNQNKIIKFEGNAQGTTYHITYLSNEGILYKTAIDSLLTDIDASMSTWVPNSIISKINNNEKNVEVDDYFRTVFNKSVEVSEKTGGLFDITVGPLVNAMGFGAQKKNSLNQAKIDSLLQLVDYKKVTLKGNKIIKENPQIKIDFNAIAQGYSVDVLANFLESKGINNYLVELGGELRAKGEKEGEDWKVGIDQPNDKETSERKLEAIIKLNNKALATSGNYRKFYIEGNQKFSHIINPKTGYPAKQNLLSATVIANDGITADAYATAFMIMGLNNSIAFLEKNKDLNLEVYFIYDDKGQWKTYASEKLKRQLTELH
- a CDS encoding membrane or secreted protein, with the translated sequence MATILLSILLLGLGIGGIAIKLLVKKNGRFSGTCSSNNPLVQGEGGACGICGAKPEEKCKS
- a CDS encoding CBS domain-containing protein — protein: MTVNQILAEKGNEVHSIVSTITVYEALRIMGERNVGAVLVIEDNVLKGILSERDYARKIALKNKASRETLVHEIMDTDMITVKPTDDIYYCMDLITNKRIRHLPVLSEEKVIGIISIGDVVKAIIELQKNTIDHLDSYISGTKAM
- a CDS encoding aldose epimerase family protein, producing the protein MNVIYQFTFILVIFCLTSFTTKDEETKLVAKKIVTHSKYQEVTIKKSTFGITPEGEKIDSYKLKNQNGMEVDIITYGGIITDLKVPNKKGISENVVIGFKTLEEYLQPNPYVGAIIGRYANRIANGKFSLDGKEYQLTLNRPPHSLHGGEKGFNRVVWKAVEVKSGKKASLRLSYLSKDLEEGYPGNLQVCVTYTLTNENQLEVLYEATTDKETIVNLTQHSYFNLSGDFSNTILEHEVVLQSDKIVSINENGIPTGEFEWVANTPFDFRTAKKIGKEIGVKNEQLERGNGYDHCWVLNNSERGKTIVAKAYDKVSGRLLEVTTDEPGIQLYTGNFLKGNLPMRTSGFYEHRTGFCFETQHFPDSPNQSNFPTTVLIPGKKYKTKTTFTFSVN
- the acs gene encoding acetate--CoA ligase; the protein is MSYYKIDNLEQYFKHYNKSVREPRKFWGKIAEENFTWYQQWDKVVEFNMAEAEVEWFSGAKVNIVKNCIDRHLNKRGDKTAIIFEPNNPDEEALHITYNELHQRVCKMANVLRDQGIKKGDRVCIYLPMIPELAVATLACARIGAIHSVVFAGFSASAVASRINDSECKMVITADGGFRGSKTIELKNIVDEALEKCKSVEKVLVVKRTNSTISMKEDRDIYLQPLLDEASDNSVAEIMDAEDPLFILYTSGSTGKPKGMVHTTAGYMVYSAYTFKNVFNYEENDIFWCTADIGWITGHSYILYGPLLNGATTVIFEGVPSYPDFSRFWEVIEKHRVTQFYTAPTAIRALAKEKLEYVLKFPFKSLKVVGSVGEPINEEAWHWFNDHVGAKRCPVVDTWWQTETGGIMISPIAFVTPTKPTYATLPLPGIQPVLMDEKRNEIESNQVVGSLCIKFPWPGIARTIWGDHERYKQTYFSQFPGKYFSGDGALRDEVGYYRITGRVDDVVIVSGHNLGTAPIEDAINEHPAVAESAIVGFPHDVKGNALYGFVILKETGELRNKENLFLEINQHISGHIGPIAKLDKIQYVSGLPKTRSGKIMRRILRKIAEGDYSNFGDTTTLLNPEIVEEIKEGRVE
- a CDS encoding DUF2200 domain-containing protein, whose product is MKPTAEHNERMEKLTFSSVYPHYITKVLKKGRTIEELHQVIEWLTGFDDIKIQELIDEEATFKTFFQKAKLNPNANLITGVICGYRIEEIENPLTQQVRYLDKLVDELAKGRKMDKILR
- a CDS encoding DUF5763 domain-containing protein, with the translated sequence MKYFKILCFLLFTYGVKSQNVYKTPSGAKYHLASCRMVNNVSQVIPIASAVEIGLEPCKICKPPISIRSNLASQNRAKGESSTVQCRGTTKAGTRCKHRTSIANGYCFQHNPD
- a CDS encoding VOC family protein; translation: MSGTNLLRMDNVGIVVESLDDTIAFFVELGLTLEGRAIIEGDWAGRVTGLGNQSVEIAMMVTPDGHSRLELSRFINPKVIEDHRTAPVNALGYLRVMFAVADIDDTLERLYKHGAQLVDEVVRYQDAYRLCYIRGPEGILIGIAEQLK
- a CDS encoding DinB family protein → MKSTFKIWKTNRNLILDYFESYTLEQLNTIPDGLSNNLIWNIGHIMVCQQVLIYKSSNLHGYLSAELMERYKPGTKPTGKSSEKEVKELKKLLISLIEKTESDFYNNQFKVYNERTTSMGFHLGTLKETLEYNNYHEALHLGIMMNIRKFL